A genomic window from Fusarium falciforme chromosome 2, complete sequence includes:
- a CDS encoding SAM-MT-RSMB-NOP domain-containing protein — protein sequence MGKKSFRGKNRRGGGGGRGGAQAGGGWRDYPVIPKENEKLQRFYDTLLQLPEEEKNAYWEALRRELPNSFRFCGSKGHALTVKGLLQTRYIPEIVNIEHQDGRPVEPPQPVPWYPDDLAWWMTTPKNVIRKFPPFAAFQKFLVSETSVGNISRQEVVSMIPPLLMDLHPGMTVLDMCAAPGSKAAQLLEMIHQGEEARVRKVLRSFAKEDGLELGAETQDELEADLEADPSDAGRATGMLIANDSDYKRGHMLVHQLKRLSSPNLLVTNHDATQFPSIRLPPREGNSKPTYLKFDRILADVPCSGDGTLRKNANIWKDWQPGSALGLHQTQIRILVRALQLLKVGGRVVFSTCSMNPVENESVVVSAIERCGGAENVEIVDCSDQLPNLKRNPGMRDWKIMDKSARIWSSWKEVEDFAKESPDNVIPGRVVETMFPRVEGSDCADLPLERCMRVYPHMQDTGGFFITVLEKKSEFKARNENDPKPQAQPKANGEAEAASEEKEPAKEEAEAVPAATEAAPAAEEAKQEDVAMADASTNGHKRPLESEDAEDQPAKKAKTEVESSASATPVPQAQAKNQEGSKPRRNGPVEEPFKYLDPAHPTVQNIKDFYHISSRFPDDRYMVRNEMGEPAKAIYYTSALLRDILTENEGRGIKFIHGGVRMYMKQDAPSAEVCRWRIQAEGMPILQGYVGEPRVVHLHNKETFRKLLIEMFPRINDGKWERFDEIGERVRDIGMGCAVLRVEPDGSDPDFAERMALPIWKSIHSLNLMLPKEDRSAMLLRIFNDTSPLINVTLEKQKVAQQAKESEAGEKEAVDVADLPSPEEPATEPAKEEAAGENKVEEAA from the exons ATGGGCAAGAAGAGCTTCAGG GGAAAGAACAggagaggaggcggcggcggccgaggaggcgcGCAGGCCGGAGGTGGTTGGAGAGACTATCCCGTCATCCCCAAGGAGAACGAGAAGCTCCAGCGCTTCTACGACACCCTGCTCCAGCtccccgaggaggagaagaacgcTTACTGGGAGGCTCTCAGACGCGAGCTCCCCAACAGCTTCAGGTTTTGCGGTTCCAAAGG CCACGCCCTCACCGTCAAGGGCCTCCTTCAGACCAGATACATCCCCGAGATCGTTAACATCGAGCACCAGGATGGTCGCCCTGTCGAGCCCCCCCAGCCTGTGCCTTGGTACCCCGACGATTTGGCTTGGTGGATGACCACTCCCAAGAACGTCATCCGCAAGTTCCCTCCCTTCGCCGCGTTCCAAAAGTTCCTGGTCTCCGAGACGAGCGTTGGAAACATTAGCCGACAGGAAGTCGTCAGCATGATTCCTCCTCTGCTGATGGACCTTCACCCTGGCATGACCGTCCTGGACATGTGTGCCGCGCCTGGAAGTAAGGCGGCGCAGCTGCTTGAGATGATCCACCAGGGCGAGGAGGCTCGTGTTCGCAAGGTTCTCCGATCTTTCGCCAAGGAGGACGGTCTGGAACTGGGCGCCGAGACGCAAGACGAGCTCGAGGCCGATCTAGAAGCCGACCCTAGCGATGCCGGAAGAGCTACTGGTATGCTCATCGCCAACGACTCTGACTACAAGCGTGGTCACATGCTTGTTCATCAGCTGAAGCGACTTTCTTCCCCCAACCTTCTCGTCACGAATCACGACGCTACTCAGTTCCCCTCCATCAGGCTTCCCCCCAGGGAGGGTAACAGCAAGCCCACCTATCTCAAGTTCGACCGTATTCTGGCCGATGTCCCTTGCTCTGGTGACGGAACTCTGCGCAAGAATGCCAACATCTGGAAGGATTGGCAGCCTGGAAGCGCCCTGGGTCTGCACCAGACTCAGATCAGAATCCTGGTGCGAGCTCTTCAGCTGCTCAAAGTTGGCGGTCGAGTCGTCTTCTCCACCTGCAGCATGAACCCCGTCGAGAACGAGTCCGTCGTTGTTTCTGCCATTGAGCGATGTGGCGGCGCCGAAAACGTCGAGATCGTCGACTGCAGTGACCAGTTGCCCAACCTGAAGCGAAACCCTGGCATGAGGGATTGGAAGATTATGGACAAGAGCGCCAGGATCTGGAGCTCTTGgaaggaggttgaggactTTGCCAAGGAGAGCCCCGACAATGTCATCCCCGGAAGAGTTGTCGAGACCATGTTCCCTCGGGTTGAGGGTTCTGACTGCGCTGATCTGCCCCTGGAACGCTGCATGAGAGTTTACCCCCACATGCAGGACACCGGTGGCTTCTTCATCACTGTTTTGGAAAAGAAGTCCGAGTTCAAGGCTAGAAATGAGAACGATCCCAAGCCTCAGGCCCAGCCCAAGGCCAAcggcgaggccgaggctgctTCCGAAGAGAAGGAGCCGGctaaggaggaggctgaggctgtccCCGCTGCCACTGAGGCCGCccctgctgctgaggaagcCAAGCAGGAGGATGTCGCTATGGCGGATGCATCCACCAACGGACATAAGAGGCCGCTGGAGTctgaggatgccgaggatcAGCCCgcaaagaaggccaagaccgAAGTTGAGTCGTCAGCTAGTGCCACGCCTGTTCCTCAGGCTCAGGCGAAGAACCAGGAGGGCAGCAAGCCTCGCCGAAACGGCCCTGTTGAGGAGCCCTTCAAGTACCTTGACCCAGCTCACCCAACCGTCCAGAACATCAAGGACTTTTACCACATCTCTAGCCGCTTCCCCGATGACCGGTACATGGTGCGAAACGAGATGGGTGAGCCCGCTAAGGCCATCTACTACACCAGCGCTCTCCTCAGGGACATCCTGACTGAGAACGAGGGCCGCGGAATCAAGTTCATCCACGGTGGTGTCCGCATGTACATGAAGCAGGACGCCCCGTCCGCTGAGGTTTGCCGATGGCGCATCCAGGCTGAAGGTATGCCCATCCTTCAGGGCTACGTCGGCGAGCCCCGCGTTGTCCACCTCCATAACAAGGAAACCTTCCGGAAGCTCCTCATCGAGATGTTCCCTCGCATTAACGATGGCAAGTGGGAACGATTCGATGAGATCGGCGAGCGTGTTCGCGACATCGGTATGGGCTGCGCCGTCCTCCGTGTTGAGCCTGACGGCTCGGATCCCGACTTTGCTGAGCGTATGGCTCTGCCTATCTGGAAGAGCATTCACTCACTCAACCTTATGTTGCCCAAGGAGGACCGGTCTGCTATGCTTCTGCGTATCTTTAACGACACCTCCCCTCTTATCAACGTTACTCTGGAGAAGCAAAAGGTCGCCCAGCAAGCTAAGGAGTCCGAGGCTGGTGAGAAGGAGGCGGTTGACGTGGCGGATCTTCCTTCACCTGAGGAGCCTGCTACAGAGCCAGCGAAGGAGGAGGCAGCGGGTGAGAacaaggtggaggaggctgccTGA
- a CDS encoding DNA-directed RNA polymerases I, II, and III subunit RPABC1, whose translation MDIDHVPTDARSKEVVRLWRAWRTVHEMVADREYELAEEEVKISLDRFRDEYCNPDGSINRAKLQFSARPSESMLRKFTPPATADKPDPVPDCGPIWVEFLADKTFGVSQIRQFATYVITNHYKTGIMVTHVPLSPAARKSLASVESLAKIECFLEDDLLVNITHHELVPKHVLLSRDEKTALLKRYRLKETQLPRILQRDPVARYLGLKRGQVVKIIRNSETAGRYASYRLCV comes from the exons ATGGATATCGATCACGTGCCTACGGATGCCAGGTCCAAGGAGGTCGTCCGGCTCTGGCGAGCGTGGAGGACCGTCCATGAGATGGTTGCGGATCGA GAATACGagctcgccgaggaggaagtcAAGATCTCGCTCGACCGCTTCCGCGACGAGTACTGCAACCCCGACGGCTCCATCAA CCGCGCAAAGCTCCAGTTCTCCGCCCGTCCCAGCGAGTCCATGCTGAGAAAGTTCACCCCCCCAGCCACGGCCGACAAGCCCGACCCAGTCCCGGACTGCGGCCCCATCTGGGTCGAGTTCCTTGCCGACAAGACCTTCGGCGTGAGCCAGATCCGCCAGTTCGCGACGTACGTCATCACCAACCACTACAAGACGGGCATCATGGTCACCCACGTGCCCCTGTCTCCCGCCGCCCGCAAGTCGCTCGCCAGCGTCGAGTCCCTGGCCAAGATCGAGTGCTTCCTCGAGGACGATCTGCTTGTCAACATTACCCACCACGAGCTAGTCCCCAAGCATGTCCTGCTCTCCCGCGACGAGAAGACTGCCCTCCTCAAGCGGTACCGTCTCAAGGAGACCCAGCTGCCCCGTATCCTGCAGCGAGATCCCGTTGCTCGCTACCTGGGCCTCAAAAGAGGCCAGGTCGTCAAGATCATCCGTAACAGTGAGACGGCCGGACGGTATGCCAGTTACCGGCTGTGTGTATAG
- a CDS encoding TFCD-C domain-containing protein → MDAPEADIDIKLQKISADLLSDFDRSLPHFLWKPDGHGGTRVRSRVRAKETFRLTSALLDPFQELPQLLDPYLPKWIPLLAEAFLKHLQTRHRGKTLSSRSKLLVSVEFAICKILYTFCKIRGEKVIVRFLNVEAKYLELLLLAIEESEQASTDEDSLGKWSWEERYVVLLWLSHLLLAPFDLSTISSVDLQDITAPEIPGMVWPDNLPAITVRMIPLAIKYIGTPGKERDAAKALLVRMATRRDMQQLGVLESLVNWSLASLRLQKDRSPQTTYFYLGILSFLAGVLRSSSDTSDMNPYLSSIFYAIHAIATGENELSKTIVSFALARKMILKVIRSVVVLLLRQTPQDMASTEITETAIGYFLDCVADNDTPVRFAASKSLSIITLKLDPEMASQVVEAVLESLNRNVLWTRPAGGKPARDLSAVNNLEWHGLMLTLSHLLYRRSPPAEQLSDIVHALLLGLSFEQRSMSGGSIGANVRDAACFGIWALARRYATDELLAIPTQSVFAAKAHPATSSILQVLGTELVVTASLDPAGNIRRGASAALQELIGRHPDTVDQGIWVVQTVDYHAVARRSRAVEEVAVNATRLSNQYGEAIIDTLLGWRGIGDLDALSRRVSGTAFGVLTFELSDTKSDDPLARFRDSIQLLTDRLKTLQVRQVEERHGLLLCFAAVLDKFPALAAAGTGNLDSSLIHQILSTVSTVLEDLQSTAYRKPELLAEAACRLVVSTLPILQVALLGIKSEEALRPGQEQLHPDNSSSYLSLVSALDSLDSTADEHVLRLTSSLRSIIPTWLNRNEQETVEPAAAASLVLLIFSGPTERKAILDEWAETVKHRPTSRTTVHGNGYFHALTIAQPLAELSEDVASKALLERWEWDTEVESRVAILQSLTQSRVLRDKPMIFLDLIAEGLNDYTTNARGDVGSHVRVQALKAVRALWSNLDGVVEWTGDSVRSLFFSTLRLSAEKLDRVRPEAQAAIALVLKEGDATRFRELTFSSKTYFQNLLNLHVGDRLRPLLHDVAEADPSAWMTELMAGFVTSADTGNEDLVIASRAALCDFCEASQENLELVCQALLQNLKARQGQDRVIVPTLEITAFLFHVKLFQGSTVNFRSLCLQTQKAGYKTGNVRKLEACIRVYSGVASMGDQEGAEAGVQEARKRLGALLYHPWPKVKSMVVDGLWGLVGDEEEAGERLKGVDWGRAGKEQIKTAVEELRLV, encoded by the exons ATGGACGCGCCAGAAGCCGACATTGACATCAAGCTGCAGAAGATCTCGGCTGATCTTCTCAGCGACTTTGACCGCTCCCTGCCCCATTTTCTCTGGAAGCCGGATGGCCACGGCGGCACTCGAGTCCGCTCGCGGGTGCGCGCAAAGGAGACGTTCCGCCTGACTTCAGCT CTTCTGGACCCCTTCCAGGAACTTCCTCAGTTGCTGGATCCGTATCTGCCCAAGTGGATTcccctcctcgccgaggcGTTCCTCAAGCATCTGCAGACACGTCACCGTGGAAAGACACTCTCGTCTCGCTCCAAGCTGCTGGTATCTGTAGAATTTGCAATCTGCAAGATCCTGTACACTTTCTGCAAGATCCGTGGCGAAAAGGTCATTGTCCGCTTCCTCAATGTCGAGGCCAAGTACCTTGAACTGCTGCTCCTCGCCATCGAGGAGTCGGAGCAGGCCTCGACAGACGAGGATTCCCTTGGCAAGTGGTCATGGGAGGAGCGCTATGTTGTTCTCCTATGGCTTTCCCACCTTCTTCTGGCTCCCTTCGATCTTTCAACCATCTCATCAGTTGACTTGCAAGATATCACGGCACCGGAAATCCCGGGTATGGTTTGGCCTGACAACCTTCCCGCCATTACCGTCCGGATGATCCCTCTGGCCATCAAGTACATTGGTACCCCAGGAAAGGAGAGAGACGCTGCAAAGGCTCTCCTAGTTAGAATGGCCACACGTCGCGACATGCAGCAACTCGGAGTCCTGGAGAGCCTTGTCAACTGGTCCCTGGCATCTCTACGTCTGCAAAAGGACCGGTCTCCGCAGACAACTTACTTTTACCTCGGAATCTTGTCTTTTCTTGCTGGAGTGCTACGCTCATCGTCGGATACTTCCGACATGAACCCCTACTTGTCGTCCATCTTCTATGCTATTCACGCTATAGCCACCGGCGAGAACGAGCTCTCGAAAACAATTGTTTCCTTTGCCCTGGCAAGGAAAATGATCCTCAAGGTCATCCGATCCGTTGTCGTGCTTCTGCTCCGTCAGACACCCCAGGACATGGCCAGCACTGAGATCACGGAGACGGCAATTGGGTATTTCCTCGACTGCGTAGCTGACAATGACACACCAGTGAGATTCGCAGCGAGCAAGTCTCTGAGTATCATTACCCTGAAGCTGGACCCCGAGATGGCCTCTCAAGTCGTTGAAGCCGTTCTTGAATCACTTAACCGAAACGTTCTCTGGACCAGGCCAGCGGGAGGCAAGCCAGCCAGAGACCTCTCTGCCGTCAACAACCTTGAATGGCATGGCCTTATGCTTACACTTTCTCACCTACTCTACAGACGATCCCCACCAGCTGAACAGCTCTCCGACATTGTCCATGCCCTTCTTCTGGGCCTATCTTTTGAGCAAAGGAGCATGTCTGGTGGTAGTATTGGCGCCAACGTGCGAGACGCAGCATGCTTCGGCATCTGGGCACTCGCCCGGCGATACGCAACTGATGAACTCCTTGCAATCCCGACACAGTCCGTCTTTGCCGCCAAGGCGCACCCTGCCACAAGCTCAATTCTTCAGGTCCTCGGAACCGAGCTTGTGGTAACTGCCTCTCTGGATCCTGCTGGAAATATCAGACGCGGTGCATCAGCAGCTTTGCAAGAGCTGATCGGAAGACATCCAGATACAGTGGATCAGGGCATCTGGGTTGTCCAGACTGTTGATTACCACGCTGTTGCACGACGCTCAAGGGCCGTCGAGGAGGTGGCCGTGAATGCCACCCGGCTGTCAAACCAGTATGGCGAGGCCATCATTGATACTCTGCTCGGATGGAGAGGAATCGGTGACCTTGATGCCCTTTCCAGACGTGTTTCTGGCACCGCGTTCGGCGTTCTAACCTTTGAGCTATCTGATACCAAGTCCGATGACCCCCTTGCTCGCTTCAGGGACTCCATCCAGCTTCTCACTGATCGTCTCAAGACCCTTCAAGTTCGCCAGGTTGAAGAGCGTCATGGTCTCTTGCTATGCTTTGCTGCAGTCTTGGACAAGTTTCCCGCCTTGGCCGCTGCAGGCACAGGAAATCTTGACTCGTCGCTGATTCATCAAATCCTCTCGACAGTTTCAACCGTGTTGGAGGACTTGCAGTCGACGGCTTATCGCAAACCAGAACTACTTGCTGAAGCTGCCTGTCGTCTCGTTGTCTCGACGCTGCCGATCCTTCAGGTGGCACTTCTGGGCATCAAGTCGGAAGAAGCTCTCCGCCCTGGCCAAGAACAACTTCATCCCGATAACTCGTCCAGTTATCTGAGCCTTGTTTCTGCCCTCGACTCGCTCGACAGCACCGCAGATGAGCACGTGTTGCGGCTCACCTCCTCACTACGATCCATTATTCCAACTTGGCTTAACCGCAATGAGCAGGAAACTGTTGAACCCGCCGCTGCTGCATCCCTTGTTCTTCTGATATTCAGCGGCCCAACAGAGCGCAAGGCGATCCTGGACGAATGGGCTGAGACGGTCAAGCACCGCCCTACAAGCCGTACTACAGTGCATGGCAATGGTTACTTCCATGCCCTCACCATTGCGCAGCCATTAGCCGAGCTATCCGAGGATGTCGCCTCCAAGGCACTACTGGAGCGCTGGGAGTGGGACACAGAGGTCGAATCGAGGGTTGCCATCCTGCAGAGCCTCACACAGAGCCGCGTTCTGCGAGATAAGCCCATGATTTTCCTCGATCTGATCGCCGAGGGACTCAATGATTACACTACTAATGCCCGGGGAGATGTTGGCTCGCATGTCCGTGTTCAAGCTCTGAAAGCAGTTAGGGCTCTATGGTCCAACCTGGACGGGGTAGTTGAATGGACAGGGGATTCTGTTCGGtccctcttcttcagcacTCTTCGGCTCTCTGCGGAGAAGCTTGACCGCGTTCGTCCTGAAGCCCAGGCCGCCATTGCACTTGTCCTCAAAGAAGG TGATGCTACGCGATTCCGCGAACTCACATTCTCTTCCAAGACTTACTTTCAGAACCTCTTGAACCTTCATGTCGGAGACCGTCTTCGACCCCTTCTTCATGATGTAGCTGAGGCAGACCCAAGCGCATGGATGACTGAGCTCATGGCTGGGTTCGTCACATCGGCCGATACGGGCAACGAGGATTTGGTCATCGCTAGCCGAGCCGCACTCTGCGACTTCTGCGAGGCCAGTCAGGAGAACCTCGAACTCGTCTGCCAGGCGCTGCTTCAGAATCTCAAGGCCCGACAGGGGCAGGACAGAGTCATTGTGCCGACCCTCGAGATCACTGCATTCCTATTCCATGTGAAGCTCTTCCAGGGCAGTACCGTCAATTTCCGCAGTCTATGCCTGCAGACGCAAAAGGCTGGCTACAAGACAGGTAACGTGCGCAAGCTCGAGGCGTGCATCAGGGTCTACAGCGGCGTCGCATCCATGGGTGACCAGGAGGGTGCCGAGGCAGGTGTGCAGGAGGCTAGGAAACGGCTGGGTGCACTGTTGTATCATCCCTGGCCCAAAGTCAAGAGCATGGTGGTGGATGGGCTCTGGGGTCTCGTtggggatgaggaagaggctggcGAGAGGCTGAAGGGTGTGGACTGGGGCCGGGCTGGAAAGGAGCAGATCAAGACGGCCGTGGAAGAGCTGCGGTTGGTCTAG
- a CDS encoding Fungal-trans domain-containing protein, which yields MRNSVFGPGYLGSTSHASVFKETRDSLSILEQPDSQNIESETARQQSQLDIGFRDLPLPTRQMCLLVLQYLPGQQDACMVFHGDPSSASKKSWTHVAVARIIQSLQDIFRYFAQHDSPLEKVADVLCRNTARPMRDDLTSAKDWMDQFCGHKLRWEAIGLLWAHIEGLSDALGSLDPRQLQWVPGKESTELALTSLGYCIEISRHFTAGNALLLDICRRKGTLGTLIYGDASSTFWDSHSLAVSMMIFLGLHAQDGASKSQVQKEVPSFCTEYKRRLFSYIFFTDKSVVSFSGRPPLISRRYCSTALPLDLQDEDLMSDEPTLAEAMKTLDDRGWQTQGRVCSVTLMRARIMMSYVLDELVEIALGNDTNITVDYLQSIKARQLKVFSEYPSSLVYNHEDLSDPDLDIKILYVRILTYLAHLRNIFLVERLLLQHGGVDEGNLLATSFDLVRVTVVLWIHKDRFAEMRRNFEWLLMAYAAPGGGILCQELLRPTFYGTHPLNSELSRSSIVQQLSLLAAFLNWVGPTAPNSIMCSDCQAIIQRVLDQHLNTAAENDRDLESLGSLLPHSLGFRFDLLNTFDWLQSGIQ from the exons ATGCGCAACTCTGTTTTTGGCCCAGGCTACCTCGGGTCTACAAGTCATGCTTCCGTCTTTAAAGAAACCAGAGATAGCCTCTCCATCCTGGAACAGCCCGACTCTCAAAATATTGAGTCAGAAACAGCTCGGCAGCAATCCCAGTTGGACATTGGATTTCGCGATCTGCCTCTCCCGACTCGTCAGATGTGTCTTCTCGTTCTGCAATATCTCCCAGGCCAGCAGGACGCCTGCATGGTCTTCCACGGTGATCCTTCGTCCGCCAGCAAGAAATCCTGGACCCATGTTGCGGTAGCTCGAATCATTCAATCGCTTCAAGACATATTTAGGTACTTTGCTCAACACGATTCCCCTCTAGAAAAGGTTGCCGATGTGCTATGCCGCAACACAGCACGGCCCATGAGAGATGATTTGACCAGTGCAAAAGACTGGATGGACCAATTTTGTGGCCACAAACTACGATGGGAAGCAATTGGTCTACTCTGGGCTCATATAGAGGGCCTATCAGATGCTCTAGGGTCTCTTGATCCCCGCCAGCTGCAGTGGGTGCCGGGCAAAGAATCAACCGAACTTGCCTTGACCAGCCTGGGCTACTGTATCGAAATCTCACGTCACTTTACCGCGGGCaacgcccttcttcttgatatCTGCCGCCGAAAGGGTACGCTTGGGACGTTGATTTATGGAGATGCGA GCTCTACGTTCTGGGACTCGCATAGCTTAGCTGTGTCTATGATGATTTTCCTCGGGCTTCACGCTCAGGACGGTGCTTCGAAATCACAAGTCCAGAAAGAAGTACCTTCATTCTGCACCGAATATAAGCGGCGTCTTTTTTCTTACATCTTCTTCACCGACAAATCCGTCGTTTCCTTCTCTGGCAGACCCCCACTCATAAGTCGCCGCTACTGCTCAACTGCGCTCCCTTTAGATCTTCAAGATGAGGATTTAATGTCGGACGAGCCTACTCTGGCCGAGGCTATGAAAACGCTGGACGACAGGGGATGGCAAACCCAAGGAAGGGTTTGCAGCGTCACGCTCATGAGGGCACGCATAATGATGTCTTATGTCCTCGATGAACTGGTCGAGATTGCACTCGGCAACGATACTAACATCACAGTTGATTACCTTCA AAGCATCAAGGCACGCCAACTAAAAGTCTTTTCTGAATACCCCTCGAGCCTTGTATACAATCACGAGGATCTATCCGACCCCGATCTTGACATTAAAATTCTTTATGTTAGGATCCTGACTTATCTGGCTCATCTGCGAAACATCTTTTTGGTGGAGAGGCTGCTCCTCCAGCACGGTGGGGTTGACGAGGGCAACTTGCTTGCCACCAGCTTTGATTTAGTCAGAGTCACGGTTGTCCTCTGGATACACAAGGATCGATTCGCCGAAATGCGGCGTAATTTCGAATGGCTG TTGATGGCTTACGCCGCCCCAGGGGGTGGCATCCTCTGTCAAGAGTTACTTCGACCAACGTTCTATGGTACTCACCCCCTTAACTCTGAGCTATCACGGTCGAGCATCGTCCAACAGCTGAGTTTGCTTGCTGCATTTCTGAATTGGGTTGGCCCAACTGCGCCAAACAGCATCATGTGTAGCGACTGTCAGGCTATCATTCAGCGCGTGCTTGACCAGCATCTAAACACTGCTGCAGAAAACGACAGGGATCTGGAGTCTCTGGGATCACTACTGCCGCATTCATTGGGGTTTCGGTTTGATTTGTTGAATACCTTTGACTGGCTCCAGAGTGGCATACAATAG